Below is a genomic region from Equus caballus isolate H_3958 breed thoroughbred chromosome X, TB-T2T, whole genome shotgun sequence.
TGCCAGAAAACCAAAATTCTGTTGTCCAGCAAATGAAGATTTCAAGGTATCACAGAGACTCCTACCCTTGCTATTCACCCCTATATCACTGAGTAATTTAAGTCCAGTCACTTTTCACGTCTGGACCTCaaattttctcatctacaaacTGGGGATGGTAATCCCTGCCTTGCCCACTTCAGGGTCTGTGTAAAGATCCAATGAATGATGGCTGTGAAAACACATTGAAACTGTAAGTGCAGCACCCATATATATGGTAAATTCCAGCATTCCCACTCTAGGATAACTATGCCCTATCCAGAGTCACAGTTTTTACAAATTAAGTCACATCCAACATTTTGGACTATGTAGATTGCTCCAAAACAAAGGACACAGTTGCTTCACTCATCTGAGcactttttcttccaaatatgaCCCACTGTGAGACAGTGAGCCTCAGCCCAAGTGGCCTATTATGGGCATAAAGGAGACTTAAAAACAATCCGTCATGCCCACTTCTGAGCCCTGAGGTTCTCATCTCCCCTGTGCCATTAGCCATGGAGAGAGAAGTTCCATTTCATTCTGAGAAGCCTGTGAAACTGATGGTGAGTGCTCAGAAACTGGTTGGTGTTTCTCTAAATCAAGAAACCACCAATGGCCCTAGGGCCAGGCTTCAATGAGAGTCTTAGGTCCTCAGTGTCCCCCACTAGATCTCAGAAGCTCTGAGCTTTGGATTTGGCCCTGTGGATCTAGAGACTCAGCCTTGGGCCTTAGAAAGCAAGGCaccaagaagggagaaaaaaggtaAGAGTAGAAGAGAAGTAAAAATGAAAGGAGCTTTTGGAAGTACTGTTTTAAAGATCAAAAAGACACTGTATTGAATCCCCACTAAAGAATGGTAGAGAACTATATGTGGGAAGTAAGACCCTGGCAAATGGGCTTGCTCCAGAGCCATCACAGCCACAGAAATCTAGGAGATGAGTGGGGAATTAAGGTGTCAGGCATCTCTTAAGATGTatgtaggggtgtgtgtgcacgtgtgtgtatgtgtattggGGAGGGGGCGGTGTAGAAGAGCCAAAGGGAGAAGGGTTTGATTTTGTCCTTAAAGTGCCAGGTAGATGTATCAATAGAGTACTAAGTGGCCCCTTCTTCAGGTCTACTTGGCCAAAGATGCAGGCAGTAAAACTCTACCTCATTTATTGtcatcccctcccctcttctctatAATCAAGCTGAGCTAGGAACCTGTCTGATAGTTCCATGGCTCTCCAGGCTAGCTAGAATAGGAAAGTAGAAAATGCTGCAAGTCAGTCTTGGGAAAATGGTGAAGAATCAATCTTCTGGTGGGATGGGATAGGATGTGCCCCATCCATAGAGTACTGGCTGTTGTGGACACCACATCCCAGGCTCCTGCTGCTGTTGTGGTGTAGGGACAAGGCAAGAGAGTCCAGGGAGAACAACTCAGTAAGGCTGCCAGGAGCCCAGGAGACTAGAGAGGGGTCAGAGCAAGTTAGAAACCTGTGGGACAATCTCACTGGCTCCATCCTCTCCCcaatcctcaaaacaaaaaacatgattTAGGTCAATGGTTTAGGATACAATAGCAGAAATATATCACCCAGCTAGGGTGATGACAGTTCTACCCTATTCTATACCGGTGAGACCATTCCTCGTGAAACTGGGTTCAATTCTAAACCCCACATACTTTAGAGGAACCTAAAGTGATACTTTCCAGAGAGGAGATGCTATCTTCAGACATCTTCAGGGCTATCACAAGGCAAAGGAAGCAGATGAGGTCTGTGTGGTCCAAGGAACAGAGGTAGGTCCCATGGGTGGGTATTACAGGGAGACAGAACGTTTTTCTTTACATTGAGCTTGAATTCACCAGTCATAACTGTTGGGCAGTAGTGAGCTCTCTGACACTGCAAGTATGTCAGCAAGGATAACACAAACACTTGGTGGGGATATTATAAAAGGGACTCAGGCATGGATTGGACAACTTGGAGGGAAAGTTGCACTAGATGACCTAAGGTATCTAGGCTGACTGGTTTGATAGCAGTCTTGGCTTTCATCTACATATTGTTCACCTTTTCTTAGGTAGGATGTAGGGAAGAAGTCATTGGGAAACTTGGACAATATCttagctggataatatggtaatgGGTGCTAAAAGGTAGTTGGTTAGTTGCAAGTTAGGAATCTACCCACCCTCCTGCCTCGTAGTGCCTCATACTACTTGAGCCTTTGAAAAAGTAACCTTGGCTATGGAATAGTCACATTGATAGAATGGGACAAGCTCTGGATTGGAACACCAAAATCTGAGCTTTAGTCCACTGATTTGCTCTATGACTTTGAGCAtatcactttccctctctgtgtctcagttcctGTCTCTATAAAATGAGGCTTTCAAACCCTGTCCTGCTTACCACAATAGGGTGTTATGAAGATCTGATGAATGTAGTGGATGTGGAGGGATGCGTAAATTGTGACTGGAGGTGGGTGAGGGGAAGAAAAACTAACATTGTTTAAACATCTTTAATGCATCAGGCACTGTAAAAGGGACTTGCACATACACTTTTCGTTCAGCTCTCACGGGAATTTATGAAGTGAGTAGTACTTTCTACTTTGTACAGATGGAGgacccaaggctcagagaggtgaagtaacttacACAAGGTTCACATAGCTATTAAGGAATGGAGGTAGATTTGAAATATAGGGTTGCCAGATGCTAGGAGTTGTATATTTTTCCACTGTGCCATGGTGCTTGTACACCTGAGGGGAGATAGCTGAATATGACTATTAGACAGTGGGGCCCTGAGAGAGCTTTTAAAAGGCCAGAATAGAGAGACTGGTGTCATGTCAACTTGTCCAGTTCGTTGACAACTGTGAGCCCAGAAATGTGATGTCTGACTGACTGGCTCAAAAGATGAGCAACACCACTGTTGCCCCTCCATCTGCCAGTGCTCCTAGCTTGCTGTTCCTCTACACCAAGCCCTGTTGAACAACAGTACTCCAGAGGAGGATTCTTTGGAGGTGGTCTCCAATTTCTGGTCTTTCTGCCCTACCTTTCCAGCTCTCCTCAGTAGAGTTAAGGGCTGGGGACTTCAAAAGGCACATTGAGCTCCAGACTCTCTCCAGAGCTTTCAgctgtgcccccacccccaaggtCTCAGCTCCAGTATaggaggcagagctggaaaaCTTTTGCAGGTCCAGCTCTGTGCATTTGATGCGAGTGTGGACCCAATGGGAGTGGCTCTCTGAGGTGCAGGAGGCCATGGTAAAAGACTCCTGTGTGGGGAAGTCATGAGTCGAGTTGCAGTCATCATCCAGGTTGGGGTTGAGTGGCTGGGTTTCAAACATGCTTTTACTCAGTGCGGACTCAGGACTGGTCTTCTGGCCAGGTGCTAACGGAGAAGAGAGATTCCTCCTCCACTGCCTCGTCAGCCTCAAACTGCAGCAGACATCCTGCAACTTGAAGCAGAAAGCCACTGGGTCACCCAAAGACAGGGGCTTCTCTCAGTGGGGCATCTGATTCTCAGCACAAGATGGGGAAGGGTCTGGGAGCTAGAGCTCTGTTTTTACTCCGTAGGGACCACAGCACCTAGCACCAGGCTGAGGTGACACAGTTGAGAAACATACTTACATTGGGGTATCCGATTGAGGCTACCTGGTGGCGGATCAGGGAGAAGAGTcaatttctccagagaaagagaaaccctTTGTGGGAAGCAGGATTTTGACACGCTCCAAGATGATCTTCATTCCCTTGTGTTATGCCTGTGTATGTTATATGGTGAAAGTCATTTGGCAGATTTAATTAATACTATAGACCTTAAAATagaaagattattctggattaccCAAGTGGGCCAGATGTAATCATATGTGTCCTTAAAAGCAGAacaggaaggcagaagagtcagagagATGTGATATGAAAATGACTTGACCAACCATTGCTATCTTTGAAAATGGAAAGATGTCATAAGCTAAAGAATGTGGGGGGTCTCTAGAAACTAGGAATGGCCCTTAGCTGACAGTCACCAAGGAAATGGGACCTTAGCCCTATaattgaaagaaactgaattcCTCCATCTTCTTGAATAATCTAGGAagtggattctcccctggagcttaaagaaaataatgtggccctgccagcaccttgattttggccttgtgagacTCTAAGCAGAAATCCAGCTGAGCCTACCAAGCTTTTGACCTATGGAAATGATGGGATAATAAATAGATGTCATTTTAAGCCCTTAAATTTGTGATGACTTGTTATGATGGTGATAGAAAAGTAATAGTCCTTCATGCATAAGTCTGATTCAACATCAGGTTACAAACTGAAAGCCTATGGGGTGTGTATTTGTTTCACTTCCACATCATAgctgtggttttggtttttgttagAACTCATTGCCAGAGCTTAAAACTATGTCATACAAAATTCCAGATttttggcttctcttgaaaattcAGAAGATCTTGAAATACTGAATATTCTCACATGGTAACAAACAGCTGGAGCTTAATGGTAGATTCCCCTTTAGATAGGGGATGAACTTTTCAATTTGCCACAGATCCTATTCCTCTCTGTTGCATCTTATTGGATCTAATTCACATATTAATCTCGCCTATACAACCCTAGTATGCATGTAAGTCAGTGATTCCTAATAAACACCTTCCCAAAACGAGAAAATGTCTAACTCTCTTTCCCCTATGGAGATCCTGAGGGATCTGTCTGCCCTCATATCCCCAGAGAAAGGTACTGAATCATTATCTTGAGGACACAGGATGAGCAGAGAAGGGTTATTCATTTCTCATctcctgaggcaggaggagggaaacaGGCAGCTCTCAGATGTTGCCTTATCTTCTGTCTGGGCCCTGAGCCCCAAATGCTTCATTGCCCGCATTTCATGCCCATGCCCATGGAATGGGCAACAGCACTTATATGAGAAACTGGCCTTCAAGGTCAGAGATGGATGATCTACCCTGAGCCACAACGTTTCAGGAGCCACTAAAgtgtagaagagagagaagtagagtttgagaaggatcatAAAGGGACAACAGTGTTCCCTCAGCTCCCTGCAGCCGACAAAATGCTAGATTAACTTCCCCTCAAGCCAGAGGTGTGGCAAAACATATCTTCTAGGCTTTTTGAATATCATCTGGCACACCCTACAGCCAAACTGACCAAGGCAGATCTATATAAGAAGGATCTTACTACAcaaatagagtttaaaaaaagtTATGCTGTTTTGGGCCCAGTATACAGTGGCCTGAGGAAGAATACTGAGCACTCATGTATATAGTACTTTATGCTCCCCCTTCCTTATTAAATTAACTCCATTCATTAGCCTGGGTTCCTGTTTTGATGTCTCTGCCTAGCTCTCAGTTCTCTTGATGGCAATGAAGTTGCACTGAGCCTCAGTACAATTGGCTAGAGTTATAACCCCTTGCCCAGTCCTGGCAAGCCACTATCCCACCTCCTCCATCTTTGCCTTCAGTGACCTGGACTTTCTGTTCCATCTTGACTAATGGCTGGAGTTTTACTGAAAACAGATCACAATGTTACTCCTGATTTTAAATACGACCTTCCATCTGGAATTTCACATGACCATCACCTATGGGCTGAGCCAGGCCCCTTTGGGTATCATTATTGTTTGGGGGAAAAAGTCTAGGTTTGCCAACTCCTGTGGACACTGGGCTCTCAGTTACCCACATTTTGGATGTTACCATACTGATAAAAGTTGCCTAAGACCTCACCTACTTTTATTACAGTCATATCTCAAATACAGCCAGCCTTCCTCCGTTTCTGATATGTTCCAGAATCTATACCTATCAGTAGAAATGAAGAATTGGAAAAGAACTAAGAAACCAATAAACCAAATTCCATCTCTTATTTTAAAGATCAGGGAGAAAGAGGCTCAAAGAAACTAGATGACTTGTCTAAAGTTGCACAGTGATTTAGAGGTAAATTTAGAACCTAGGTCTCCAGAATTCCTTTCCCAAGGATTTTCCAGTGATGTTATGTTCCTTTATGAATCCCTGTATGTTAATGAACCAGGTCCCATAAACTAGCAGGTTTGGTCTTGGTCATCTCTGAAGTCCAGTGCTTTCTATTGCCACCTCCAAATAGTCCACTCCTGGGATTTTTCAGCACTGTAGGGAAGGCCCATTATCTCTCAACCCcagaaaatttctctcttttgataATTAGGGCCTTGCTCGTGATTCATGTAATACGTGAAGCAGCTATTCTTACCATGCTGGAAATGTCTGTTAAAGAACTGCTTGCAGTAGAAGAACAAGAGCCCCAGGAAAGCCAGGGTAAACACCATGAGGAAACTGCTCACCAGTGCAACAAGTGTGGCCTTCTGAGGGGGAACCGTGGGTACATCTGCCTCCACTAAGCTCAACAGGAAGGCACCTGTGAGACAAGAAAGTGGGGGAGGTCAGTCAGTGTGGGCAGTCAATAATCACCCTGACACTGGGCCTGGACTTCTTCAGGACATTGCCTCTACCTAGAG
It encodes:
- the EDA2R gene encoding LOW QUALITY PROTEIN: tumor necrosis factor receptor superfamily member 27 (The sequence of the model RefSeq protein was modified relative to this genomic sequence to represent the inferred CDS: inserted 2 bases in 1 codon; deleted 3 bases in 2 codons; substituted 1 base at 1 genomic stop codon) encodes the protein MAPINVSVSGEVPSLAKMPPETTSLPTTDCQENEYWDQWGHCXTCQLCGSGQELSKDCGYGEGGDAYLIALPAHRXKSSWGHHRCQTCITCAVINHVLKVNCTATSNAVCGDCVSRFHQKTCIGGLQDQGCIPCMKQIPTSEVQCAFLLSLVEADVPTVPPQKATLVALVSSFLMVFTLAFLGLLFFYCKQFFNRHFQQEKLTLLPDPPPGSLNRIPQFAGCLLQFEADEAVEEESLFPLAPGQKTSPESALSKSMFETQPLNPNLDDDCNSTHDFPTQESFTMASCTSESHSHWVHTRIKCTELDLQKFSSSASYTGAETLGGGTAESSGESLELNVPFEVPSP